One window from the genome of Salvia miltiorrhiza cultivar Shanhuang (shh) chromosome 7, IMPLAD_Smil_shh, whole genome shotgun sequence encodes:
- the LOC130993130 gene encoding trihelix transcription factor ASR3 isoform X2, whose product MALEQLSLGTVAVDGGADGRQPSGDGGDEGGKTVRLPRWTRQEILVLIQGKRVAENRVRRGRASGSAFGSGQIEPKWASISSYCKRHGVNRGPVQCRKRWSNLAGDFKKIKEWESRIKEETESYWVMRNDLRRERKLPGFFDREVYDILDGGATAGEDVEGLRLALAPGPAAEPVDEEPEALFDSGRSAAVDDGLFSDFEQSGQEAAPPRTSEQSRETPVKDIPAPTPISEKQCGSFPQESPAQEKASGSEGGRKRKRCASDGESELQHELIEALEKNGRLLNSQLQAQNTHLQLDREQRNGHVNSFITVLNKLADALGRIADKL is encoded by the exons ATGGCGCTAGAGCAGTTGAGTTTAGGTACGGTGGCCGTTGACGGCGGAGCAGACGGCCGTCAGCCCTCCGGCGATGGCGGCGACGAAGGGGGCAAAACGGTGCGGCTCCCGCGGTGGACGAGGCAAGAGATCCTGGTGCTCATTCAGGGGAAAAGAGTGGCGGAAAACCGGGTGAGAAGGGGCCGCGCATCCGGCTCGGCCTTCGGGTCGGGTCAGATAGAGCCCAAGTGGGCGTCGATTTCTTCATACTGCAAGAGGCACGGGGTGAACCGGGGCCCGGTCCAGTGCCGGAAGAGATGGAGCAATTTGGCCGGGGATTTTAAGAAGATAAAGGAGTGGGAGTCGAGGATTAAGGAGGAAACGGAGTCTTATTGGGTCATGAGGAATGAtttgaggagagagaggaaattGCCTGGCTTTTTTGATAGGGAGGTTTATGATATTCTCGACGGCGGCGCCACCGCCGGCGAGGACGTCGAAGGCCTGCGTTTGGCTTTGGCGCCTGGGCCCGCGGCGGAGCCCGTCGATGAGGAGCCGGAGGCGTTGTTTGACAGTGGGCGCAGCGCTGCCGTCGATGATGGGCTCTTCTCGGATTTCGAGCAATCGGGTcaggaggcggcgccgccacgGACCTCCGAACAGAGCAGGGAAACTCCGGTGAAGGATATCCCCGCTCCCACGCCGATTTCAG AGAAGCAGTGTGGATCATTTCCTCAAGAATCCCCTGCTCAAG AGAAAGCAAGTGGGTCGGAAGGAGGAAGGAAAAGAAAGCGATGTGCAAGTGATGGAGAGAGTGAGCTTCAACATGagctgattgaagctttggagAAAAACGGGCGATTGTTGAACTCGCAACTACAAGCTCAGAACACTCATCTTCAGTTGGATCGCGAGCAGCGAAACGGCCATGTTAATAGCTTCATAACAGTCCTTAACAAACTCGCTGATGCACTTGGAAGGATTGCAGACAAATTGTAG
- the LOC130993130 gene encoding trihelix transcription factor ASR3 isoform X1 → MALEQLSLGTVAVDGGADGRQPSGDGGDEGGKTVRLPRWTRQEILVLIQGKRVAENRVRRGRASGSAFGSGQIEPKWASISSYCKRHGVNRGPVQCRKRWSNLAGDFKKIKEWESRIKEETESYWVMRNDLRRERKLPGFFDREVYDILDGGATAGEDVEGLRLALAPGPAAEPVDEEPEALFDSGRSAAVDDGLFSDFEQSGQEAAPPRTSEQSRETPVKDIPAPTPISVAEKQCGSFPQESPAQEKASGSEGGRKRKRCASDGESELQHELIEALEKNGRLLNSQLQAQNTHLQLDREQRNGHVNSFITVLNKLADALGRIADKL, encoded by the exons ATGGCGCTAGAGCAGTTGAGTTTAGGTACGGTGGCCGTTGACGGCGGAGCAGACGGCCGTCAGCCCTCCGGCGATGGCGGCGACGAAGGGGGCAAAACGGTGCGGCTCCCGCGGTGGACGAGGCAAGAGATCCTGGTGCTCATTCAGGGGAAAAGAGTGGCGGAAAACCGGGTGAGAAGGGGCCGCGCATCCGGCTCGGCCTTCGGGTCGGGTCAGATAGAGCCCAAGTGGGCGTCGATTTCTTCATACTGCAAGAGGCACGGGGTGAACCGGGGCCCGGTCCAGTGCCGGAAGAGATGGAGCAATTTGGCCGGGGATTTTAAGAAGATAAAGGAGTGGGAGTCGAGGATTAAGGAGGAAACGGAGTCTTATTGGGTCATGAGGAATGAtttgaggagagagaggaaattGCCTGGCTTTTTTGATAGGGAGGTTTATGATATTCTCGACGGCGGCGCCACCGCCGGCGAGGACGTCGAAGGCCTGCGTTTGGCTTTGGCGCCTGGGCCCGCGGCGGAGCCCGTCGATGAGGAGCCGGAGGCGTTGTTTGACAGTGGGCGCAGCGCTGCCGTCGATGATGGGCTCTTCTCGGATTTCGAGCAATCGGGTcaggaggcggcgccgccacgGACCTCCGAACAGAGCAGGGAAACTCCGGTGAAGGATATCCCCGCTCCCACGCCGATTTCAG TTGCAGAGAAGCAGTGTGGATCATTTCCTCAAGAATCCCCTGCTCAAG AGAAAGCAAGTGGGTCGGAAGGAGGAAGGAAAAGAAAGCGATGTGCAAGTGATGGAGAGAGTGAGCTTCAACATGagctgattgaagctttggagAAAAACGGGCGATTGTTGAACTCGCAACTACAAGCTCAGAACACTCATCTTCAGTTGGATCGCGAGCAGCGAAACGGCCATGTTAATAGCTTCATAACAGTCCTTAACAAACTCGCTGATGCACTTGGAAGGATTGCAGACAAATTGTAG
- the LOC130993129 gene encoding jasmonate-induced oxygenase 4 isoform X1 has protein sequence MTVMEVVGTQIRVQSLVGEKAVPPEYVQPLESRTQRVVGYRNDIDEPSPPVIDLSDGNSVHEQLGRACRDWGAFHVINHGVPVELLEDIRRLSRSFFEDCSMDQKLSYACDPNSPASEGYGSRMLVASNDTVLDWRDYYDHHTLPLSRRNPSKWPHFSPNYRKVIADYSDQMNALAEKLLCLISESLGLPSSCIKDAIGEFYQNITASYYPPCPQPELTLGLQSHSDMGGITLLIQDDVGGLEVFKDGKWVLVNPLCDAILVILADQTEVITNGEYMSCVHRAITNGKRARLSVATFHDPGKTKTVSPALEPRKYCPVMYGEYVSWWYTKGPEGKRNIDSLLLQ, from the exons ATG acAGTTATGGAAGTTGTGGGTACTCAAATCAGAGTGCAGTCCTTGGTTGGTGAAAAGGCAGTGCCGCCTGAATATGTGCAGCCACTCGAGAGTAGAACTCAACGTGTTGTTGGATATAGAAATGATATTGATGAGCCATCCCCGCCTGTTATTGACCTTAGTGATGGCAACTCGGTTCATGAGCAACTGGGGCGCGCCTGCAGAGATTGGGGAGCGTTCCATGTGATCAACCATGGTGTTCCCGTTGAATTGTTGGAAGATATTAGGAGATTGAGCCGCTCCTTCTTTGAGGACTGCTCAATGGATCAGAAGCTAAGTTACGCGTGTGACCCCAATTCCCCTGCTTCGGAGGGGTATGGAAGCCGGATGCTGGTAGCATCTAATGATACAGTTTTAGATTGGAGAGATTATTATGATCATCACACTTTGCCTCTATCACGCCGGAATCCATCTAAGTGGCCCCACTTTTCTCCCAATTACCG AAAAGTTATAGCAGATTATAGTGATCAAATGAATGCCCTTGCTGAAAAGTTACTGTGCTTGATCTCCGAGAGCTTAGGACTGCCGTCTTCTTGCATCAAAGATGCTATTGGTGAATTTTATCAGAACATCACTGCGAGCTATTACCCTCCTTGCCCGCAGCCTGAGCTTACTCTCGGTTTGCAATCACATTCTGATATGGGTGGCATCACACTTCTCATCCAAGATGATGTGGGGGGGCTTGAGGTCTTCAAGGATGGAAAATGGGTGTTGGTAAATCCATTATGTGATGCCATACTCGTGATTTTGGCCGACCAAACTGAG GTGATAACAAACGGAGAGTATATGAGTTGCGTGCATCGGGCTATCACTAATGGGAAGAGAGCAAGACTTTCTGTTGCGACGTTTCACGACCCGGGGAAAACGAAGACGGTATCTCCAGCTCTGGAGCCTCGTAAATATTGCCCAGTGATGTATGGGGAGTACGTTTCGTGGTGGTACACGAAGGGGCCAGAAGGAAAACGCAATATTGATTCTCTTCTGCTTCAATGA
- the LOC130993129 gene encoding jasmonate-induced oxygenase 4 isoform X2 — protein MEVVGTQIRVQSLVGEKAVPPEYVQPLESRTQRVVGYRNDIDEPSPPVIDLSDGNSVHEQLGRACRDWGAFHVINHGVPVELLEDIRRLSRSFFEDCSMDQKLSYACDPNSPASEGYGSRMLVASNDTVLDWRDYYDHHTLPLSRRNPSKWPHFSPNYRKVIADYSDQMNALAEKLLCLISESLGLPSSCIKDAIGEFYQNITASYYPPCPQPELTLGLQSHSDMGGITLLIQDDVGGLEVFKDGKWVLVNPLCDAILVILADQTEVITNGEYMSCVHRAITNGKRARLSVATFHDPGKTKTVSPALEPRKYCPVMYGEYVSWWYTKGPEGKRNIDSLLLQ, from the exons ATGGAAGTTGTGGGTACTCAAATCAGAGTGCAGTCCTTGGTTGGTGAAAAGGCAGTGCCGCCTGAATATGTGCAGCCACTCGAGAGTAGAACTCAACGTGTTGTTGGATATAGAAATGATATTGATGAGCCATCCCCGCCTGTTATTGACCTTAGTGATGGCAACTCGGTTCATGAGCAACTGGGGCGCGCCTGCAGAGATTGGGGAGCGTTCCATGTGATCAACCATGGTGTTCCCGTTGAATTGTTGGAAGATATTAGGAGATTGAGCCGCTCCTTCTTTGAGGACTGCTCAATGGATCAGAAGCTAAGTTACGCGTGTGACCCCAATTCCCCTGCTTCGGAGGGGTATGGAAGCCGGATGCTGGTAGCATCTAATGATACAGTTTTAGATTGGAGAGATTATTATGATCATCACACTTTGCCTCTATCACGCCGGAATCCATCTAAGTGGCCCCACTTTTCTCCCAATTACCG AAAAGTTATAGCAGATTATAGTGATCAAATGAATGCCCTTGCTGAAAAGTTACTGTGCTTGATCTCCGAGAGCTTAGGACTGCCGTCTTCTTGCATCAAAGATGCTATTGGTGAATTTTATCAGAACATCACTGCGAGCTATTACCCTCCTTGCCCGCAGCCTGAGCTTACTCTCGGTTTGCAATCACATTCTGATATGGGTGGCATCACACTTCTCATCCAAGATGATGTGGGGGGGCTTGAGGTCTTCAAGGATGGAAAATGGGTGTTGGTAAATCCATTATGTGATGCCATACTCGTGATTTTGGCCGACCAAACTGAG GTGATAACAAACGGAGAGTATATGAGTTGCGTGCATCGGGCTATCACTAATGGGAAGAGAGCAAGACTTTCTGTTGCGACGTTTCACGACCCGGGGAAAACGAAGACGGTATCTCCAGCTCTGGAGCCTCGTAAATATTGCCCAGTGATGTATGGGGAGTACGTTTCGTGGTGGTACACGAAGGGGCCAGAAGGAAAACGCAATATTGATTCTCTTCTGCTTCAATGA